The Niastella koreensis GR20-10 genome includes a window with the following:
- a CDS encoding BamA/TamA family outer membrane protein, producing MLLRILHFVLLIVLTAQLAKAQTDSAVVKAHPSYDSVTRMHRRIFGENFRKEWAAPVKLPVIRLSEKGLIPLQRGGGHQTHSLRMKDASGKEWVLRSIEKYPEILLPVAIRETFAADWVRDAMSAQHPYAPLIVPVLSQAVHIPHANPLIGMVAPDKNLGEYEKEFANTMCLLEEREPLGNSDNTGKMLQRLNEDNDNTVDTIGYFRARLLDLFLGDWDRHEDQWRWLDEQKGDGRKYLAIPRDRDQALYRNEGFIPRLASRKWLAPFLQGFKGYIKKGNYFFMEGRKLNSRLLIQLDHERWMQQTNQFAGMLTDEVLEAALAKLPPEVYAIKHDELLRKMKERRGNLPKAMENYYYFLNRIVDIQVSDKSELVEVTNGINNGLQVVIHKLSKKGKTGEQLFARNFLPSETKELRFYLGNGDDSVLLNTTNRKIKMRMIGGDGAKIFHVQETGKKVCVYEKETGSTFSGETGRLRKHLSNDTTNTSIIPTNPYSIVKPLIAAGYNLDDGVLLGAGIQVMLPGFRKVPYGSVQTLTLAHSFSTTAFRIRYRGEWFKAIGKADLVMQATVFAPNNTRNFFGRGNETEFIKEGDYKRYYRTRYNLYEATPSLRWRFSRFTTLSAGPSVQFYQSDSGDNSQRFITKTSQINSYDSNSINQDKAHAGVVLNLIRDKRDNIILPTNGHYFNFLVQAYGGLNKESKSYVMLTPEIDLYKDLSKKGRIVVAERLGGAVTFGKSAFYQSAFLGGHENLLGFRQYRFAGEHMLYNNLEFRIKLANFASYILPGQFGVTGFYDVGRVWVKDESSNVWHQGVGGGIYFAPAQMAVFQLQMGYSNEGWYPYIRMGFRF from the coding sequence ATGTTATTAAGAATTTTACACTTTGTATTACTGATTGTTTTAACTGCGCAGTTGGCAAAAGCACAAACCGACAGTGCTGTTGTAAAAGCGCATCCTTCCTATGATAGTGTAACCAGGATGCACCGCCGGATATTTGGCGAAAATTTCCGTAAAGAGTGGGCGGCGCCGGTAAAACTGCCGGTTATCAGGTTGTCTGAAAAAGGACTGATCCCCTTGCAACGCGGGGGCGGGCATCAAACCCACTCCTTACGTATGAAGGACGCCAGTGGCAAAGAATGGGTGCTGCGCAGTATTGAAAAATATCCCGAGATCTTATTGCCCGTAGCAATACGTGAAACATTCGCTGCCGACTGGGTGCGCGACGCTATGAGCGCCCAGCATCCATATGCACCATTGATAGTGCCGGTGTTATCGCAGGCAGTGCATATACCACATGCCAATCCTTTAATTGGGATGGTAGCACCCGATAAAAACCTGGGCGAATACGAAAAGGAGTTTGCCAATACCATGTGTTTGCTGGAAGAAAGAGAACCGCTGGGCAACTCTGACAATACAGGTAAAATGTTGCAACGCCTGAATGAAGACAATGATAATACTGTTGATACCATTGGTTATTTCAGGGCCCGTTTGCTTGACCTGTTCCTGGGCGACTGGGACCGCCACGAAGATCAGTGGCGTTGGTTAGATGAACAAAAAGGGGACGGAAGAAAATACCTGGCCATTCCCCGCGATCGCGACCAGGCTTTGTACCGGAATGAAGGCTTTATTCCCAGGCTTGCCTCCCGCAAATGGCTGGCCCCCTTCCTGCAGGGTTTCAAGGGATATATTAAAAAAGGGAATTACTTTTTCATGGAGGGCCGCAAACTCAACTCCCGGTTATTGATACAACTTGACCATGAACGCTGGATGCAACAAACCAACCAGTTTGCAGGCATGCTAACAGATGAAGTGCTGGAAGCAGCGCTGGCTAAACTGCCACCCGAAGTTTATGCAATTAAGCATGATGAGCTGCTGCGCAAAATGAAAGAACGCCGGGGCAATTTGCCAAAGGCCATGGAGAATTACTATTATTTTTTGAACCGGATCGTTGACATACAGGTGTCTGATAAAAGTGAATTAGTTGAAGTAACCAACGGCATCAATAATGGCTTACAGGTAGTAATACATAAATTGTCGAAAAAAGGTAAGACCGGTGAACAACTGTTTGCCCGCAATTTTCTGCCTTCCGAAACCAAGGAATTACGGTTTTACTTAGGCAATGGCGATGACAGTGTACTGCTGAATACCACCAATAGAAAAATAAAAATGCGGATGATTGGTGGTGATGGCGCAAAAATATTTCATGTGCAGGAAACCGGTAAAAAAGTATGTGTGTATGAAAAAGAAACCGGCTCCACCTTCAGTGGTGAAACCGGCCGTTTGAGAAAACATTTGTCGAACGATACCACCAATACCAGTATTATTCCCACCAATCCTTACAGTATTGTAAAGCCGCTTATAGCGGCGGGATACAACCTCGATGATGGGGTTTTACTGGGCGCTGGTATACAGGTAATGCTGCCGGGCTTTAGAAAAGTGCCTTATGGAAGTGTGCAAACGCTAACACTGGCCCACTCTTTTTCAACGACTGCCTTCCGCATCCGGTACAGAGGCGAATGGTTCAAAGCAATAGGAAAGGCAGACCTGGTAATGCAGGCTACTGTATTTGCGCCAAATAACACCCGCAACTTTTTTGGCCGGGGAAATGAGACCGAGTTTATAAAAGAAGGGGATTACAAAAGGTATTACCGTACCCGGTATAATTTGTATGAGGCCACCCCCTCATTGCGCTGGCGCTTTAGCCGGTTCACCACCCTTAGTGCAGGTCCCTCTGTTCAGTTCTATCAATCAGACAGCGGCGACAACAGCCAGCGGTTTATTACCAAAACTTCACAGATAAATTCATACGATAGTAACTCCATCAACCAGGATAAAGCGCATGCCGGAGTAGTGTTGAACCTGATCCGTGATAAACGTGATAACATCATCTTACCTACAAACGGGCATTATTTTAATTTTTTGGTGCAGGCATATGGCGGATTGAATAAGGAATCAAAATCATATGTAATGCTGACGCCTGAAATAGACCTGTATAAAGACCTGAGCAAAAAAGGCCGGATTGTAGTGGCCGAACGGTTAGGCGGTGCTGTTACTTTCGGTAAATCAGCTTTTTATCAATCAGCATTTTTAGGAGGGCATGAAAACCTGCTGGGTTTTCGCCAGTACCGGTTTGCCGGTGAACACATGTTATACAACAATCTTGAATTTCGTATAAAGCTGGCTAACTTTGCCAGTTACATCTTGCCTGGTCAGTTTGGCGTAACAGGGTTCTACGATGTAGGCCGTGTTTGGGTTAAAGATGAATCGTCAAATGTTTGGCACCAGGGTGTTGGGGGAGGAATATACTTTGCGCCTGCGCAAATGGCAGTTTTTCAGTTACAGATGGGGTATTCCAACGAAGGCTGGTACCCCTATATCAGAATGGGTTTCAGGTTTTAA
- a CDS encoding YceI family protein, whose protein sequence is MKKAIIIASLLISSAATTFAQTWSVDKAHSRVGFNFTHLQIAQLGGTFNSIDGKLTSAKPDFSDASVEFSADINSISTGSEQRDNHLKTADFFDAEKFPKLTFKSTSWKKVADKKYKVTGDLTMHGVTKPVTLDVVLGGVGTHPQTKKPIAGFKITGTINRKDFGVSPATPSIMVSDDVNLDAATEFSKD, encoded by the coding sequence ATGAAAAAAGCAATTATCATCGCGTCATTATTGATTTCATCTGCAGCAACAACGTTTGCACAAACCTGGTCTGTTGACAAAGCACACTCAAGAGTTGGATTTAACTTCACGCACCTGCAAATTGCACAGCTGGGTGGAACCTTCAACAGCATCGATGGCAAGCTCACTTCAGCAAAGCCTGATTTTTCTGATGCCTCAGTTGAATTTTCTGCAGATATCAACAGCATCAGCACTGGTAGCGAGCAACGCGACAACCACCTGAAAACCGCTGATTTTTTCGATGCTGAAAAATTCCCCAAGTTGACTTTCAAAAGCACTTCCTGGAAAAAAGTAGCCGACAAAAAATACAAAGTAACTGGTGACCTTACCATGCATGGCGTTACAAAACCGGTTACACTGGATGTAGTACTGGGCGGCGTTGGCACACACCCACAAACTAAAAAGCCAATCGCTGGTTTCAAAATTACCGGTACTATCAATCGTAAAGACTTTGGCGTGTCTCCCGCAACACCATCTATCATGGTGAGCGATGACGTGAACCTGGATGCAGCCACTGAATTTTCAAAAGACTAA
- a CDS encoding winged helix-turn-helix transcriptional regulator, which yields MKVTYMEGSDIDPQCLDMKNCSEKKPEHLNCSIRQILDRFGDKWSILIISTLGHVGKQRFNELNQQIGDISQKMLTVTLRSLEADGLISRTLYPEIPPRVEYELTELGRSLLPHIEQLALWAEQHMKTILKNRELYAQKIS from the coding sequence ATGAAAGTAACTTACATGGAGGGAAGTGATATTGATCCTCAATGTTTAGACATGAAAAATTGTAGTGAAAAAAAACCAGAACATCTTAATTGTTCAATCCGCCAGATCCTGGACCGCTTCGGCGACAAGTGGAGCATCCTGATTATTTCCACCCTGGGACATGTTGGAAAACAGCGGTTTAACGAGTTGAACCAACAGATTGGCGATATTTCGCAGAAAATGTTAACGGTAACCTTACGTTCCCTGGAAGCCGATGGCCTGATCTCCCGTACACTGTATCCCGAGATCCCGCCACGCGTGGAATATGAATTGACGGAACTGGGCAGAAGTTTGTTGCCGCATATTGAGCAACTGGCGCTGTGGGCGGAACAACATATGAAGACGATTCTAAAGAATAGAGAGTTATATGCTCAGAAAATTAGTTAG
- a CDS encoding RraA family protein → MKRTFIIAIVWLISLYPIAAQAQTIPRDELIFLTAEWKGERFADGRPKISDDLIRRARNIAIEDAWTILNNEGYTCQYEGNWKTVNTDTPVVGRALTACFMPSRPDVEKNIKERGKKEGRVGNTNSWPIDILTKGDVYVADGFGKISGGTLIGSNLGNAIFSKSGNGVVFDAAARDLEGLTEIKGFNAYVRDWDPSYLKEEVLMGLNTPIRIGHAMVMPGDLVLAKKGGVLFIPAHMAETVIVTAEFITLKDKFGISMLKAGKYTPGQIDNQWTDKIKQDFLDWLQKNPNEIPMTRAQLDEYMKKRTW, encoded by the coding sequence ATGAAACGGACTTTTATTATAGCGATTGTTTGGTTGATAAGTTTGTACCCGATAGCTGCGCAGGCCCAAACCATTCCACGCGACGAGCTCATTTTTTTAACTGCTGAATGGAAAGGCGAGCGGTTTGCCGATGGCCGTCCGAAGATTTCGGATGATCTTATTCGCCGCGCCCGCAATATTGCCATTGAAGATGCCTGGACGATCCTGAACAATGAAGGGTATACCTGCCAGTACGAAGGCAACTGGAAAACGGTGAACACCGATACGCCGGTGGTAGGCCGGGCTTTAACGGCCTGCTTTATGCCCAGCCGTCCCGATGTAGAGAAGAATATAAAAGAACGTGGGAAGAAGGAGGGCCGGGTGGGTAATACCAATTCATGGCCCATTGATATACTAACGAAAGGTGATGTATATGTGGCTGATGGCTTTGGAAAAATTTCAGGCGGCACCCTAATTGGGAGCAACCTCGGAAATGCTATTTTCAGCAAATCGGGTAATGGTGTCGTTTTCGACGCGGCTGCCCGCGACCTTGAAGGGCTGACGGAAATAAAGGGTTTCAATGCGTATGTTCGTGACTGGGACCCTTCGTATCTCAAAGAAGAAGTATTAATGGGATTGAATACCCCTATACGCATCGGGCATGCTATGGTAATGCCCGGCGATCTGGTGCTTGCCAAAAAAGGCGGGGTGCTCTTCATTCCTGCCCATATGGCCGAAACGGTGATCGTAACCGCAGAGTTCATTACCCTGAAAGACAAGTTTGGCATCAGCATGCTAAAGGCCGGCAAATACACCCCGGGGCAAATCGACAACCAGTGGACCGATAAAATAAAACAGGATTTCCTGGACTGGTTACAAAAGAACCCCAACGAGATCCCCATGACCCGCGCTCAATTGGATGAGTACATGAAGAAGCGAACCTGGTAG
- a CDS encoding DsbA family oxidoreductase: protein MKVEIWSDVMCPFCYIGKRRFENALQELPFKDEIEVEWKSFQLNPDLQYQPGRNIHQYLAEHKGFSIEKAKELNNYVTDMAAQEGLTYDFEKAVVANSFDAHRFAHLAKKLGKGDAAEESLFKAYFTEGKNISDYDTLVQLGTAIGLDGAAVKQALENEDYTKEVHKDIAEADAIGVRGVPFFVIDRKYAVSGAQAKDVFAQALERSYSEWKKENTTFTTIEGEVCSPDGDCK, encoded by the coding sequence ATGAAAGTAGAGATTTGGTCAGATGTGATGTGTCCGTTTTGCTATATTGGCAAACGGCGATTTGAAAATGCGTTGCAGGAACTGCCTTTTAAAGACGAAATAGAGGTGGAATGGAAAAGTTTTCAGCTCAATCCCGACCTGCAATACCAGCCCGGCCGGAATATTCACCAATACCTGGCTGAACATAAAGGCTTTTCTATAGAAAAGGCCAAAGAGTTGAATAATTATGTAACCGATATGGCCGCCCAGGAAGGGTTGACCTATGATTTTGAAAAAGCCGTAGTGGCCAATTCTTTCGATGCGCACCGTTTTGCGCACCTGGCGAAAAAACTGGGCAAAGGCGATGCGGCCGAAGAAAGCCTGTTCAAGGCCTATTTTACCGAAGGCAAAAATATTTCAGACTACGACACTTTAGTGCAATTAGGAACAGCAATCGGTCTGGATGGCGCTGCGGTGAAACAGGCGCTGGAAAACGAGGACTATACGAAAGAGGTACATAAGGACATTGCAGAAGCCGACGCAATTGGCGTTCGTGGCGTGCCGTTTTTTGTGATCGACCGCAAGTATGCCGTATCAGGCGCCCAGGCCAAAGACGTGTTTGCACAAGCGCTGGAACGTTCTTATTCGGAATGGAAAAAGGAAAATACAACATTCACCACCATCGAAGGGGAAGTTTGTTCTCCAGATGGTGATTGCAAATAA
- a CDS encoding YceI family protein, with product MKKLIFSMATLLVITAVFAFSVAQKWAIADKYSIKFSSGDVGGIFKTFTGSIDFDEANPASSKFDVSIDVNSINTGNGLQNKHAKGDEWFDAAKYPAIKYTSKKIVKAGAGYQVTGDLTIKGVTKEYTIPFTFKKAGAGATFNGSFTVNRSDFKIGKPGGEVGEQIKIDVAVPVTKG from the coding sequence ATGAAAAAGCTGATCTTTTCTATGGCAACACTGCTGGTAATTACAGCAGTGTTCGCCTTCAGCGTTGCTCAAAAATGGGCTATTGCTGACAAATACAGTATCAAATTTTCGAGCGGCGATGTAGGCGGTATTTTTAAAACATTTACCGGCAGCATCGATTTTGATGAGGCAAATCCCGCCAGCTCAAAATTTGACGTATCAATTGATGTAAACTCTATTAATACCGGTAACGGGTTACAAAACAAACACGCCAAGGGCGACGAGTGGTTTGATGCCGCCAAATACCCTGCTATCAAATACACATCCAAAAAGATTGTAAAAGCAGGTGCAGGTTACCAGGTAACCGGCGATCTGACAATAAAAGGCGTAACAAAAGAATACACCATCCCCTTTACCTTTAAAAAGGCCGGCGCCGGCGCCACCTTCAATGGCAGCTTTACTGTAAACCGCTCCGATTTCAAGATCGGTAAACCCGGCGGCGAAGTGGGCGAACAGATAAAAATTGACGTAGCTGTGCCGGTTACCAAGGGCTAA
- a CDS encoding Pycsar system effector family protein gives MNYYTLLDEIKQYVTTYFHTHTNDKLIYHNLAHTENVVNAAVEIANHYRLSDLDYFVVVTAAWFHDIGYYSDPSRHEEKGAEEAAAFLKRQGIDETTIQTVGNCIRATRLPQSPETLLEKIVADADLFHLGTSRFTETNKTMRKEFMALHNMDISKDEWRAKTIRLLESHHYHTDYAQLLLNDAKAKHLEKLKEKQAGKEPEIKAAPIQAPAVKSKIKPLLPEENPLEKAKRKNRPERGIETMFRITSGNHQRLSDMADSKAHIMISVNSIIISVLLSVLLKNLEQFPQYTIPAMLLLGVSLVTIVFAILATRPNIPKGTFTQTDINEKQVNLLFFGNFFKMSLDDYTGGMLHMMDDRDFLYRSLIKDIYSQGVVLGTKYQRLRISYNVFMYGLIVSVIAFSIAAILTT, from the coding sequence ATGAATTACTACACGTTACTGGATGAAATAAAGCAATACGTAACTACCTACTTCCATACCCATACAAATGATAAATTAATTTATCATAACCTGGCGCATACCGAGAACGTGGTGAATGCAGCTGTTGAGATCGCCAATCACTACCGCCTGAGCGACCTGGATTATTTTGTGGTGGTAACGGCCGCCTGGTTTCACGACATCGGGTATTATTCTGACCCATCACGCCATGAGGAAAAAGGAGCGGAAGAAGCCGCGGCGTTTTTGAAAAGACAGGGCATTGACGAAACTACCATTCAAACCGTAGGCAATTGCATCCGGGCTACCAGGTTGCCGCAAAGCCCCGAAACCCTGCTGGAAAAAATTGTAGCCGACGCAGATCTGTTTCATTTAGGAACCTCCCGGTTTACGGAGACCAATAAAACTATGCGCAAGGAGTTTATGGCCTTACATAATATGGACATCAGTAAGGACGAGTGGCGGGCAAAAACCATCCGTTTGCTCGAATCGCACCACTATCATACCGATTACGCCCAGTTGTTGCTGAACGATGCCAAGGCCAAACACCTGGAAAAGCTGAAAGAGAAACAGGCCGGGAAGGAACCGGAAATAAAAGCAGCCCCCATTCAGGCCCCGGCGGTAAAATCAAAAATAAAACCCCTGCTCCCGGAAGAAAATCCGCTGGAAAAGGCAAAACGAAAAAACCGGCCCGAGCGGGGTATCGAAACCATGTTCCGCATCACTTCCGGCAACCACCAGCGGTTGAGTGATATGGCCGACAGCAAAGCGCATATCATGATCTCGGTGAATTCGATCATCATTTCGGTACTGCTTAGTGTATTGTTGAAGAACCTGGAACAATTTCCCCAATATACCATACCGGCTATGCTGTTGTTAGGCGTTAGCCTGGTTACCATTGTATTTGCCATACTGGCTACCCGGCCCAATATTCCCAAGGGCACCTTCACGCAAACCGACATCAATGAAAAGCAGGTGAACCTGTTATTCTTTGGCAACTTTTTTAAAATGAGCCTCGACGATTATACCGGAGGAATGTTGCATATGATGGACGATCGCGATTTTTTATACCGCAGCCTTATAAAGGACATTTACTCACAGGGCGTGGTGCTGGGTACCAAATACCAGCGGTTACGCATTTCCTATAACGTATTCATGTACGGGTTGATCGTTTCCGTGATTGCTTTTTCAATAGCCGCCATCCTAACTACCTGA
- a CDS encoding bile acid:sodium symporter family protein, whose protein sequence is MTKIALPIAAICLIAFVVFSVIDSTAFAGPWLIAFFLSLSIGFRAYAVLKGFSFTLLIFAAVTTALYYPQYFSTWGGVKLASLFTPLLQIIMFGMGTEMGIKDFAGVIKMPKAVLIGLFGHFTFMPLAGYTLARLFNFPPEIAAGVVLIGSMPCGMASNVMSYLANANLALSVTLTAIATLLSPFLTPLWMKVLGGQFIKVDALAMMWEIIKIVVIPIGAGLLFNRFFKGKVSWLDKIMPLISMFGIAFIIVIIVAAGRNNLLVIGPALIVCALIHNTTGYLFGFWIGKLFGLPERDARTIAIEVGMQNGGLASGLAKAMGKAATLGLAPAVFGPLMNITGSMLASYWHRNPPVDKEKEQNTLSTEGLQVVQGE, encoded by the coding sequence ATGACAAAGATTGCCTTGCCAATCGCTGCTATATGTTTGATAGCCTTTGTAGTCTTCAGTGTAATTGATAGCACCGCATTTGCAGGCCCCTGGCTGATCGCATTTTTTTTAAGTTTATCCATAGGTTTCAGGGCTTATGCTGTATTGAAAGGGTTCTCTTTCACCCTGCTGATCTTTGCGGCAGTTACCACCGCATTATATTATCCGCAATATTTTTCAACCTGGGGCGGGGTAAAGCTCGCGTCGCTTTTTACGCCTTTGCTCCAGATCATCATGTTTGGGATGGGAACCGAAATGGGGATCAAAGATTTTGCGGGCGTTATAAAGATGCCTAAAGCGGTACTCATTGGGTTATTCGGGCACTTCACCTTTATGCCGCTGGCCGGTTATACGTTGGCGCGCCTGTTTAATTTTCCGCCCGAAATTGCCGCCGGTGTTGTATTGATCGGCAGTATGCCCTGTGGCATGGCCTCCAATGTAATGTCGTACCTGGCCAATGCCAACCTGGCGCTGTCGGTTACCCTAACGGCCATTGCTACCCTTTTATCGCCCTTTTTAACCCCTTTGTGGATGAAAGTGCTGGGCGGACAATTCATTAAAGTAGATGCCCTGGCCATGATGTGGGAGATCATCAAGATTGTGGTAATACCTATTGGAGCCGGTCTGCTGTTCAACCGGTTCTTTAAAGGAAAGGTCAGCTGGCTCGATAAGATCATGCCATTGATCTCGATGTTCGGCATTGCCTTTATTATTGTGATCATTGTGGCGGCTGGCAGGAATAACCTGCTCGTGATCGGTCCTGCGTTAATTGTATGTGCACTTATTCATAATACTACCGGCTATTTGTTTGGCTTCTGGATAGGAAAATTATTCGGCCTGCCCGAACGTGATGCGCGCACAATTGCCATTGAGGTGGGCATGCAAAACGGTGGACTGGCATCTGGTCTGGCAAAAGCAATGGGTAAAGCCGCTACCCTGGGATTGGCGCCTGCCGTCTTTGGTCCCCTGATGAATATAACCGGTTCTATGTTAGCATCTTACTGGCACAGGAATCCACCGGTTGATAAAGAGAAGGAACAGAATACATTAAGTACCGAAGGGTTACAGGTGGTGCAAGGGGAGTAG
- the ppk1 gene encoding polyphosphate kinase 1, protein MQSEFFDRDLSWLAFNGRVLEEAGSEHVPLLERIRFLSIYSSNLDEFYRVRMPAVMALEKLQAKGDEEIAEHVKRDVLLQIIEIINQQQERFGAILTTGLLPLLKEKGIHLLYNEPIPADISTEVSDYFYTQVMAFLQPVFLSVSGIKFFPENNKIYLLVVIEGEKGFDELVIINIPSDNLPRFYTVKKENEQIVIFLDDIIKYNLSAIFKHTFVKGCYSFKITRDAELEVADDYAGDIARKIEEQLTKRDFGLATRLLHEPGLEHEHLRLLTIALKLQHAMIVQGGHYHNLKDLGSFPSNNTAISYERWPAIPLKVGEGAFSLFEEVEKKDLMLHPPYQSYDMVLRFFNEAAVDPAVTEIYVTLYRIASDSRIGNALVSAAKNGKKVSVLVELKARFDEANNIRWAKKMKTAGVKIIYSPASLKVHAKIALVKRRKENRISYVGLLATGNMNESTARFYTDHILFTAHPEILREMELLFIFLGHRKKTGNPGLINFNYLLVAQFNLQQRFLQLIDREIEHARAGKEAAITIKMNNLEEKVLINKLYEASQAGVKVRMIVRSICCLKPGVPGLSEHIIVTRIVDRYLEHGRIFVFHNNGTPELYMGSSDWMNRNIYRRIEVCFPVFDSAIKKQVLEMLQLQLQDNGQAVQIDPQLNNVPLPKEGGLVYSQQAIYNYLAKGQG, encoded by the coding sequence ATGCAATCAGAATTTTTCGATAGAGACCTTAGTTGGCTCGCATTTAATGGAAGAGTACTGGAAGAGGCAGGAAGCGAGCATGTTCCTTTGCTGGAGCGGATCAGATTTCTATCTATCTATTCCTCCAACCTCGACGAGTTTTACCGGGTACGTATGCCCGCGGTGATGGCCCTGGAGAAATTACAGGCAAAAGGCGATGAAGAAATAGCCGAACACGTAAAAAGGGATGTGCTGCTGCAAATCATAGAAATAATAAACCAACAGCAGGAACGCTTTGGGGCTATTTTAACCACCGGGCTATTGCCACTATTAAAGGAGAAGGGCATTCATTTATTATATAATGAACCCATTCCTGCGGATATAAGTACGGAAGTATCGGATTACTTCTATACCCAGGTAATGGCCTTTCTGCAACCGGTGTTTTTGTCAGTCTCAGGCATAAAGTTCTTTCCTGAAAATAACAAGATTTACCTGTTGGTAGTGATCGAAGGCGAGAAGGGATTCGATGAATTGGTAATTATTAATATCCCATCCGATAACCTGCCCCGGTTCTACACCGTTAAAAAAGAGAACGAACAGATTGTTATTTTTCTCGACGATATTATAAAATATAATCTTTCAGCCATCTTCAAACATACCTTTGTTAAAGGGTGTTATAGTTTCAAAATAACCCGCGATGCCGAGCTGGAAGTGGCCGATGATTATGCCGGCGATATTGCCCGCAAAATTGAAGAGCAGTTAACCAAACGCGATTTTGGCCTGGCTACCCGTTTGCTCCATGAGCCAGGTCTTGAACACGAACATCTGCGATTACTCACGATAGCCCTGAAGCTGCAACATGCCATGATTGTACAGGGCGGCCATTATCACAACCTGAAAGACCTGGGTTCCTTTCCCTCGAACAATACAGCGATAAGTTATGAACGCTGGCCTGCCATTCCACTAAAGGTAGGTGAAGGGGCTTTTTCGTTGTTTGAAGAAGTAGAAAAGAAGGATCTTATGTTACATCCGCCATACCAGTCGTACGACATGGTATTGCGTTTTTTTAATGAGGCAGCAGTTGACCCTGCTGTAACGGAAATATATGTAACGCTGTATCGTATTGCCAGCGATTCCCGCATTGGCAATGCCCTGGTAAGTGCGGCGAAGAACGGGAAGAAGGTATCTGTGTTGGTGGAATTAAAAGCCCGTTTCGATGAAGCCAATAACATTCGCTGGGCAAAGAAAATGAAGACCGCGGGCGTAAAAATTATTTACAGCCCTGCCTCATTGAAAGTGCATGCCAAGATAGCGCTGGTAAAACGAAGAAAGGAAAATCGCATCTCTTATGTGGGTTTGCTGGCAACCGGCAATATGAACGAAAGCACTGCCCGTTTTTATACCGATCATATTCTTTTTACCGCGCATCCCGAAATATTGCGGGAGATGGAACTGTTATTCATCTTCCTGGGGCATCGGAAAAAAACAGGTAATCCAGGGCTGATAAACTTCAATTACTTATTGGTAGCGCAATTCAACCTGCAGCAACGCTTCCTGCAATTGATTGACCGGGAAATTGAACATGCCCGCGCCGGAAAGGAAGCGGCCATCACCATCAAAATGAACAACCTGGAAGAAAAGGTTTTGATAAATAAGTTGTACGAGGCCTCGCAGGCCGGGGTGAAGGTCCGGATGATCGTAAGAAGCATTTGTTGTTTAAAGCCTGGTGTACCCGGTTTAAGTGAGCATATAATAGTGACCCGGATTGTTGACCGGTACCTGGAGCACGGTAGAATATTTGTATTTCATAATAACGGTACGCCTGAATTGTACATGGGCTCATCAGACTGGATGAACCGGAATATCTACCGCCGCATTGAAGTTTGTTTCCCGGTATTTGATTCAGCTATTAAAAAGCAGGTGCTGGAGATGCTGCAGCTGCAACTTCAGGATAACGGGCAGGCGGTGCAAATAGATCCCCAGCTTAACAATGTTCCGTTACCAAAAGAAGGCGGGCTGGTGTATTCGCAACAAGCTATCTACAATTACCTGGCAAAAGGCCAGGGATAA